A DNA window from Streptomyces canus contains the following coding sequences:
- a CDS encoding type A2 lantipeptide, producing MNSTPQVETVEISDADLDNVSGGLQLNALGTVTGLVDGVAPVSGLVNTAVGTVEGVTGLNTAPVSGLVSGL from the coding sequence ATGAACTCCACCCCCCAGGTTGAGACCGTCGAGATCTCGGACGCCGACCTCGACAACGTCTCCGGCGGCCTGCAGCTGAACGCCCTCGGCACCGTCACCGGCCTGGTGGACGGCGTTGCCCCGGTTTCCGGCCTGGTCAACACGGCCGTCGGCACGGTCGAGGGTGTGACCGGCCTGAACACCGCCCCGGTCTCCGGCCTGGTCTCCGGCCTCTGA
- a CDS encoding HlyD family efflux transporter periplasmic adaptor subunit, which produces MQFRQQALAKLQSPEELDLPVRFARPQGWLVMSVTVVVMAAASVWAVTGSVASTVSAPAILTHGQGSYILQSPVAGQVTQVIAKEGTQLPADSPVLKVRTSDGDTVVRTVAAGRLTALAATIGQIISTGANVAAVEKVAHASDPMYATVYVPAENAASIPEDAAVDLTVSSVPTQEYGVLRGHVKSVDRSAQSAQQIAAFLGDSQLGEQFTKDGRPVAVLVRLDKSKATKSGYRWSSAEGPPFALTSMAAASGSIRLADQRPVDWLLP; this is translated from the coding sequence GTGCAGTTCCGCCAACAGGCCCTCGCCAAGCTCCAATCACCGGAGGAGCTCGACCTTCCGGTGCGCTTCGCACGTCCGCAGGGCTGGCTGGTGATGTCCGTGACGGTGGTCGTGATGGCCGCCGCCTCGGTGTGGGCAGTGACCGGATCGGTGGCCTCCACGGTGAGCGCACCCGCCATCCTCACGCACGGGCAGGGCAGTTACATCCTGCAGAGCCCGGTCGCGGGGCAGGTCACGCAGGTGATCGCCAAGGAGGGCACCCAGCTGCCCGCCGACTCGCCCGTACTGAAGGTCCGTACGTCCGACGGCGACACCGTCGTCCGCACGGTCGCCGCGGGCCGGCTCACCGCACTGGCGGCCACCATCGGGCAGATCATCTCGACCGGCGCGAACGTCGCCGCCGTGGAGAAGGTCGCCCATGCCTCCGATCCGATGTACGCCACGGTCTACGTGCCCGCCGAGAACGCGGCCTCCATTCCCGAGGACGCCGCCGTGGATCTGACCGTCTCCTCGGTGCCCACCCAGGAGTACGGCGTGCTGCGCGGCCATGTGAAGTCGGTGGACCGCTCGGCCCAGTCGGCACAGCAGATCGCCGCGTTCCTCGGGGACAGCCAGCTCGGCGAGCAGTTCACCAAGGACGGCCGGCCGGTCGCCGTACTCGTGAGGCTCGACAAGTCCAAGGCCACGAAGAGCGGTTACCGGTGGTCCTCCGCCGAGGGCCCGCCGTTCGCCCTCACCTCCATGGCCGCGGCCTCGGGTTCCATCCGGCTGGCCGATCAGCGTCCCGTCGATTGGCTGCTGCCGTGA
- a CDS encoding S1 family peptidase — MSHKRIPKRKAAFAAGTVVALGAAAILLPNANASQDGSSNDAAAVAPKTLKATDASDLASQLEQLLGDAFAGSYYDSDSQQLVVNVISGDNNNVVVQAKKAGAKVREVDNSLTELAAGAKTLKEEATIPGTAWAVDPRTNKILVTADSTVTGDKWNTVESTVKSLGSDMATIKKSAGTFKTFVSGGDAIFGGGARCSLGFNVTAGDGSPAFLTAGHCGVAAEQWSDTQDGQPIATVDQATFPGDGDFALVKYDDPATEAPSEVNVGGGQTVAISQAADAEVGLQVFRMGSTTGLADGQVLGLDATVNYPEGTVTGLIQTDVCAEPGDSGGSLFTQDGSAIGLTSGGSGDCTVGGETFFQPVTTALQAVGATLGAGDAAGGAGAGDDQVGGAGAGDDQAGGEEAGAGAGDEAGAGGDAGAGAGEEAGAGGDAGASPGEEVGAGQEVGGEQAGGDVIGGEEAGNGQETGNGAGDAAGDAAGQTHN; from the coding sequence TTGAGTCACAAGCGAATTCCGAAGCGCAAGGCCGCGTTCGCGGCAGGCACCGTGGTGGCGCTCGGAGCTGCCGCGATTCTGCTGCCCAACGCCAACGCTTCCCAGGACGGCTCGTCGAACGACGCGGCGGCCGTCGCGCCGAAGACTCTGAAGGCGACGGACGCCTCGGACCTCGCCTCGCAGCTCGAGCAGTTGCTCGGCGACGCCTTCGCCGGGTCCTACTACGACTCCGACAGCCAGCAGCTCGTCGTGAACGTCATATCCGGCGACAACAACAACGTCGTCGTGCAGGCGAAGAAGGCCGGTGCGAAGGTCCGTGAGGTCGACAACAGCCTCACCGAACTGGCGGCCGGCGCGAAGACCCTGAAGGAGGAGGCGACCATCCCGGGCACGGCCTGGGCGGTCGACCCGCGCACCAACAAGATTCTCGTGACCGCGGACAGCACGGTCACCGGCGACAAGTGGAACACCGTCGAGTCGACCGTGAAGAGCCTCGGCTCCGACATGGCGACCATCAAGAAGTCGGCCGGCACCTTCAAGACCTTCGTGTCCGGCGGTGACGCGATCTTCGGTGGCGGCGCTCGCTGTTCGCTCGGTTTCAACGTCACCGCGGGCGACGGCAGCCCCGCCTTCCTGACCGCAGGTCACTGCGGGGTCGCGGCCGAACAGTGGTCGGACACCCAGGACGGCCAGCCGATCGCCACCGTCGACCAGGCCACCTTCCCCGGCGACGGCGACTTCGCCCTGGTCAAGTACGACGACCCGGCGACCGAGGCACCCAGTGAGGTCAACGTCGGTGGTGGCCAGACCGTCGCGATCAGCCAGGCCGCGGACGCCGAGGTAGGCCTGCAGGTCTTCCGGATGGGCAGCACCACGGGCCTCGCCGACGGCCAGGTCCTCGGACTCGACGCCACCGTCAACTACCCGGAGGGCACCGTCACCGGGCTCATCCAGACCGACGTCTGCGCCGAACCCGGCGACAGCGGCGGTTCGCTGTTCACCCAGGACGGCTCGGCGATCGGTCTGACCTCCGGCGGCAGCGGTGACTGCACCGTCGGCGGCGAGACCTTCTTCCAGCCGGTGACCACCGCCCTGCAGGCGGTCGGCGCCACGCTCGGCGCGGGTGACGCGGCCGGCGGCGCGGGCGCGGGCGACGACCAGGTCGGCGGCGCGGGCGCGGGCGATGACCAGGCCGGCGGCGAGGAGGCCGGTGCCGGTGCCGGTGACGAGGCGGGTGCCGGTGGCGACGCCGGTGCCGGAGCGGGCGAGGAGGCAGGTGCCGGTGGCGACGCCGGCGCGAGCCCCGGTGAGGAGGTCGGCGCCGGTCAGGAAGTCGGCGGCGAGCAGGCCGGCGGTGACGTGATCGGCGGCGAAGAGGCCGGCAACGGCCAGGAGACCGGCAACGGCGCGGGCGATGCCGCGGGCGATGCCGCGGGCCAGACGCACAACTGA
- a CDS encoding PaaI family thioesterase, which produces MTMTPAEADKILADNFAPWVLDLGLSVEALGDDHAVLRLPWSQRLAREGGALSGQALMAAADTATVIAVSAARGAYGPMTTVQQSTSFQRAVTGSDVLIKAVVTKLGRRMAFADITMTDSASGDLAAHASTVYALLG; this is translated from the coding sequence ATGACGATGACGCCCGCCGAAGCCGACAAGATCCTCGCCGACAACTTCGCCCCATGGGTCCTCGACCTCGGCCTGTCGGTCGAGGCGCTCGGCGACGACCATGCGGTCCTGCGACTTCCCTGGTCACAGCGATTGGCGCGGGAAGGCGGCGCGTTGTCGGGCCAGGCCCTGATGGCCGCCGCCGACACCGCCACCGTGATCGCCGTCTCGGCGGCCAGAGGCGCCTACGGACCGATGACGACGGTGCAGCAGTCCACCAGCTTCCAGCGGGCGGTGACCGGTTCGGATGTCCTGATCAAGGCGGTCGTCACCAAGCTGGGCCGCCGCATGGCGTTCGCCGACATCACGATGACCGACTCCGCCTCGGGTGACCTCGCGGCCCACGCGAGCACGGTCTACGCACTTCTGGGTTGA